One window from the genome of Amphiprion ocellaris isolate individual 3 ecotype Okinawa chromosome 23, ASM2253959v1, whole genome shotgun sequence encodes:
- the si:ch73-335l21.1 gene encoding insulin receptor substrate 1-B: MESQVSEQHGSEDVRRSGYLRKQKSMHRRYFVLRAASERGPARLEYYESEKKFRGKAPVPKKVVALETCFNINKRADSKNKHMIVLYTRAESFAVAAENEADQDEWYQAMVDLQCKSKNPTESGAAGDYGVPNPGPAFKEVWQVKVWPKGLGQAKNLVGIYRLCLTDKTVNFVKLNSDAAAVVLQLMNVRRCGHSENFFFVEVGRSAVTGPGEFWMQVDDSVVAQNMHETLLEAMKALSEEFRQRSKSQSNSGPGGGATASNPISVPSRRHHPNPPPSQVGFTRRPRTEPPAGANSGAAVSNANASPTPRHSFPRSRTASDGGKGEDGIAGTTLLHSMNSSPSTNGSCSTTPILRSKSARSAPNTATKTPLGLMRSISTPAPSPAPSLSSSSGHGSEFGGVTSSAGAGPGSGAYSRLPSHCASVSGSPSDYGSSDEYGSSPGDHTLLPSPSLPGSSVGSTGSQSLGDDGANYILMGQRSGGGNSNQGSLTSSSLPAPGTPASSSQPQTRRVLRRSSSRECEAERRLLNKRASLPPMALERLAPRQRRAEEPADEDSADYAIMSRSTSRESFTSTCSSTHRESGMGAGSAGAGGGYLDVAVEFKAEGGGGAGGNVDLGVDNGYMSMLPGVTQPPVSLSQSMTVSVPDSDSKAADDYMAMTPNNSVSPPQQIRPPPASDGYMIMSPNSSCSPDQRGGLSGGAWVGSGSADSRAGSDYMNMSPISARSVNGSPPPPEHTCHLETNSQQQAPKMVYSYYSLPRSYKHNPSAGHFDDGPGRGRRPNGSCSRGVGGGRTIGGRQEQPAAGNSVVGRHLSLSSSSYSSSSASSESLGESEDRTTQTLSNMTGGTQSKDVSSGKLQQRRGSGGLSKQGSHTRSRPVSLFVDVSKANTLPRVRENPLPPEPKSPGEYVSIEFKGEKCSQTGVGGGRGRGLRHGLSLPHGSSSQHPQHRPTSCLGNFIPLSRSPSAPITPPAASEYVNMDLGPSPSPSPLSLTPLVFPSFHTPPTPPTLAHAPKASNEGATGPHEEEAEVAEASLRKSRENVPSVTESESPTSCGDYTEMAFSLNSNTVSRSTSSVSPKVPSPSSTDPSVPVLSRGLDFPLAKSGPNPDQGAKVIRADPQGRRRHCSETFLASPSLPTSTSTSSSTASLFPEHTQAVARRLGFDSMLWGNGAVTDPPTQFPLPGQQLVTTNTQTSSTEQGLNYIDLDLANKESPHVGLDGPSGSQAPSRLFSVLGAGSGVGGVGVAAAVSSNSSSSLNTYASIDFYKSEELRTHQNGNKEGTEC, encoded by the exons GTAAGAATCCCACTGAAAGTGGGGCTGCGGGGGACTATGGAGTGCCTAATCCTGGACCTGCTTTCAAAGAGGTGTGGCAGGTGAAAGTGTGGCCCAAAGGCCTAGGTCAGGCAAAAAACTTGGTTGGCATCTACCGCCTTTGCCTGACTGACAAGACAGTTAACTTTGTGAAGCTCAactctgatgctgctgctgtggtgctGCAGCTCATGAACGTGAGACGCTGTGGCCATTCAGAAAACTTCTTTTTTGTCGAGGTGGGACGCTCTGCCGTGACAGGCCCGGGCGAGTTCTGGATGCAG GTGGATGATTCAGTGGTGGCCCAGAACATGCATGAAACCTTACTAGAGGCCATGAAAGCACTAAGTGAGGAGTTCCGCCAGCGCAGCAAGTCTCAGTCAAACTCTGGCCCTGGAGGGGGTGCTACTGCTTCCAACCCCATTAGTGTTCCCTCACGCCGCCACCACCCAAACCCTCCTCCCAGTCAGGTTGGCTTCACCCGCCGCCCCAGAACTGAGCCTCCTGCAGGAGCTAATAGTGGAGCAGCAGTCAGCAATGCGAATGCTTCTCCAACCCCCCGGCATAGCTTTCCAAGGTCTCGCACCGCTAGTGATGGGGGGAAAGGTGAGGATGGGATAGCAGGGACCACACTGCTACATAGCATGAACTCCAGCCCCTCCACCAATGGCTCTTGTTCCACCACCCCAATCCTCAGATCGAAGTCCGCCCGTTCAGCGCCCAACACAGCTACTAAAACTCCTCTTGGGTTGATGCGCTCCATTTCCACCCCAGCGCCCTCTCCAGCCCCAAGTCTCTCCTCTAGCTCTGGGCATGGCTCTGAGTTTGGAGGTGTAACATCTTCTGCTGGTGCTGGTCCTGGGTCTGGTGCCTATAGTCGGTTGCCCTCTCACTGTGCCTCTGTCTCAGGCTCACCCAGTGACTATGGCTCATCAGACGAGTACGGTTCTAGTCCTGGGGATCACACGCTCCTGCCCTCCCCAAGCCTCCCTGGAAGCTCTGTTGGTAGCACCGGCAGCCAGTCCCTTGGTGACGATGGAGCCAACTATATCCTAATGGGCCAGCGTAGTGGTGGTGGCAACAGTAATCAAGGGAGCTTGACGTCCAGCTCCTTACCTGCACCAGGAACACCAGCCTCTAGCTCCCAACCGCAGACCAGGAGAGTGCTCCGTCGCTCTTCCAGCCGTGAATGTGAAGCTGAACGGAGGCTGTTGAATAAGCGGGCTTCATTACCTCCTATGGCTTTGGAAAGGCTGGCACCACGTCAACGCAGAGCTGAGGAGCCAGCGGATGAAGATTCTGCAGATTATGCCATCATGTCGAGGAGCACCAGCCGAGAGTCTTTTACGTCCACGTGCTCTTCTACACACAGGGAATCTGGCATGGGTGCTGGGTCAGCAGGGGCAGGAGGAGGGTATTTGGATGTGGCAGTGGAGTTCAAAGCTGAAGGCGGTGGAGGAGCAGGTGGTAATGTCGATCTAGGTGTGGACAATGGATACATGTCCATGCTACCGGGAGTCACTCAGCCTCCAGTATCCCTTTCCCAGTCAATGACCGTCTCTGTCCCTGACTCCGATTCCAAAGCTGCTGATGATTACATGGCCATGACTCCTAACAACAGCGTGTCTCCTCCACAGCAGATCCGacctccaccagcttctgatgGCTATATGATAATGTCTCCCAATAGCAGCTGCTCCCCGGACCAGCGTGGAGGTCTTTCTGGAGGGGCTTGGGTGGGCAGTGGCAGTGCAGACAGCAGAGCAGGCAGTGACTATATGAACATGTCTCCAATTAGCGCTCGTTCTGTAAATGGCAGCCCCCCACCTCCTGAGCATACCTGCCATTTGGAGACCAATTCCCAACAACAAGCACCCAAGATGGTGTATTCTTACTACTCCCTTCCCCGGTCATACAAACATAACCCCTCGGCCGGACACTTTGATGATGGGCCTGGACGAGGCAGAAGACCCAATGGGAGTTGTAGCAGGGGAGTGGGTGGAGGTAGAACCATTGGAGGGCGTCAGGAACAACCAGCAGCAGGTAATTCTGTGGTTGGACGCCACCTGTCACTCTCGTCATCCTCATATTCTTCCAGCTCAGCCAGCAGTGAGAGCCTCGGGGAGAGTGAGGACCGAACTACTCAGACACTGAGTAACATGACTGGTGGAACTCAGTCCAAAGATGTAAGCTCCGGTAAGCTCCAGCAGAGACGGGGATCTGGTGGGTTATCCAAGCAGGGTAGCCATACTAGAAGCAGACCAGTGAGCCTGTTTGTTGATGTATCCAAGGCTAATACCCTTCCTAGGGTCCGTGAGAACCCTCTGCCTCCAGAACCTAAGAGCCCTGGGGAATATGTAAGCATAGAGTTTAAGGGGGAGAAGTGCAGCCAGACTGGGGTTGGAGGAGGACGTGGCAGGGGTCTTAGGCATGGCCTATCATTGCCTCATGGCTCAAGCAGCCAGCATCCTCAGCACAGGCCAACCTCTTGCTTAGGTAACTTCATACCCCTCTCCCGTAGTCCCTCAGCCCCCATCACTCCCCCAGCTGCCTCTGAATATGTCAACATGGACCTGGGCCCTTCACCCTCCCCCTCACCCCTGTCTCTTACCCCACTAGTTTTCCCTTCTTTCCACACCCCTCCCACACCTCCAACTCTTGCCCATGCCCCTAAAGCATCTAATGAGGGTGCTACTGGCCCTCATGAAGAGGAGGCTGAAGTGGCTGAAGCCTCACTTAGGAAAAGCAGAGAGAACGTTCCATCCGTGACTGAGTCAGAGTCCCCTACATCCTGTGGTGACTACACTGAGATGGCCTTTAGCTTGAATAGCAACACTGTCTCTCGGTCAACATCTAGTGTTTCCCCCAAAGTCCCATCTCCCAGCAGTACTGATCCTTCTGTTCCAGTGCTGTCACGGGGTCTAGACTTCCCCCTAGCCAAGTCAGGACCCAATCCAGACCAGGGGGCTAAAGTTATCCGGGCAGACCCCCAAGGACGCAGACGGCACTGCTCAGAAACCTTCCTTGCCTCACCTTCCCTCCCCACCTCTACCTCTACTTCGTCTTCAACTGCCTCCCTCTTTCCAGAACACACCCAAGCTGTGGCTCGCCGGCTAGGGTTTGATAGCATGCTGTGGGGGAACGGTGCTGTCACTGATCCTCCCACCCAGTTTCCCCTCCCTGGACAGCAGTTGGTTACCACAAACACTCAGACCTCATCCACAGAACAAGGCCTTAACTACATAGACTTGGACTTGGCCAACAAAGAGAGCCCTCATGTGGGTCTGGATGGACCCTCTGGAAGTCAGGCACCATCTCGCCTCTTTTCTGTACTCGGTGCAGGTTCTGGGGTCGGGGGAGTGGGAGTGGCTGCAGCcgtcagcagcaacagcagctctaGCCTCAACACGTACGCCAGCATCGACTTCTACAAATCAGAGGAGTTGCGGACACATCAAAATGGAAATAAGGAAGGAACAG